From Fulvivirga lutea:
GACTGATGCAATGCTGAGAGAACAGACTCCTCCAGATAATCCTGATGATTGTAGCATAAACAAATAATGGAAACTTTAGGCTTATCCATGCTAAGTCACCTTTTTAAAGTAAGTTTCAAACCTGTTTCCGCTCCTATATATTTTTTGAAATTGAGCAAGTTAAGATCGGTGTCATCACCCATTGAAGATGTGCCAAGGTCGAGATGCTTCATTCCTTTTTTCTGACAGAAGGCATATATTTCTCCATGTAACAACACAGCCGGACTTAACCGATCGTATTCCTTTATATGACCACCATAAAATACATACAGTGCCTTTTCTGAGAGCTGTATTGTTATAGCCGAGGCCACCAGTTTTTCTTTATCAAAGACCCCAAACAAGTGGAAATGATCTGATAAATTATCGGCTACATTTTTCAGTTGACTTTCACTCATAGAAAGCCCCCAGTCACGTTCGGCCCTACATGCCATTAGATGTTGATATACACCATGAAAGTCTTCAAAATCTAATTTTTTAGACGTTAAGCCTTCCCTTATCGATTTCTTGAGTTTCTTTCTTTCACTTTTATGTATGATCTCCTCAAATTGCTGATCTGTTACTGAAATAGTGGCATTTACCTGAGATCGCACAACATCAAAACCGCATTCAAGGAGTGATTGCCTGGAAATAGTAAATTTCTGAGGATTTAAATTTTCAGGCGCCAGAATAACTTCTATTGGTTCAACCACTGCACTACTAACCTTACCTATAAAGTGACTCAGTGAATCCAATGTTAATTGCTCTGAAAAATCAAAACCGCCAAAAGTGGCCTTATATGGACTTTTAGCTACTCCTTCATTAACATGCAAATGCCATGAAGCTAAAACTGCCTTTCGCTTTTCATCCAAAAGATAAAAGCTTCTCCAGTTTGATTGAGCCTGAGTTAAGCGGTGTGTTTGTGTATTGAACAAATACTCTTGAAAGGTAAATTTGTAGCCCTCAGGCACATATTCCTGAACCTCCACGTTATCAATATCGAATACCTATTTTCTTGAAAATGAAGTGCATCAACCAAGCCGGCCCGATCATTAAAAACTGCACATCTTTAAAGAAAGAAGGTTTCTTTCCTTCTACTTTATGCCCGTAAAACTGACCGATCCAAGCCACAACAAAGATTCCGACTGACAGCGCCCATAGGGGGGCAATACTTACCTGAGAAAGCGCATTGGCTGCAACTAAACAAAGGAAAGAAAATGCAGCCATACCAATAGCAAGCGGCCAAGATAGGGCGATATAATAAGCCAGCACCAATACGAGAACAATTGTTGCCCAATTGGCATACGGACTGGCTGCCACATTACTCTGTAAAAATCCGCTTGGGATTGACCAAATAAGGCCGACAATACTAAAGAAAATAGAAGGAACGCAAATCCAATGGATTAGCTTGTTTGTTTCATTCTGATGACTTTCACCGTATTCCGAAAGCAACTCATCAATTCGTCTCATGCTATTTTAGTTATAATCAAATTAGTTCACCTTAGTTTTCACCTTATCCCATGATTTAACTTGCCAATGTACCTTACCCGTTGTCAGGTGATTACCATCAGTATCATG
This genomic window contains:
- a CDS encoding GNAT family N-acetyltransferase, with protein sequence MEVQEYVPEGYKFTFQEYLFNTQTHRLTQAQSNWRSFYLLDEKRKAVLASWHLHVNEGVAKSPYKATFGGFDFSEQLTLDSLSHFIGKVSSAVVEPIEVILAPENLNPQKFTISRQSLLECGFDVVRSQVNATISVTDQQFEEIIHKSERKKLKKSIREGLTSKKLDFEDFHGVYQHLMACRAERDWGLSMSESQLKNVADNLSDHFHLFGVFDKEKLVASAITIQLSEKALYVFYGGHIKEYDRLSPAVLLHGEIYAFCQKKGMKHLDLGTSSMGDDTDLNLLNFKKYIGAETGLKLTLKR
- a CDS encoding Mpo1 family 2-hydroxy fatty acid dioxygenase, which gives rise to MRRIDELLSEYGESHQNETNKLIHWICVPSIFFSIVGLIWSIPSGFLQSNVAASPYANWATIVLVLVLAYYIALSWPLAIGMAAFSFLCLVAANALSQVSIAPLWALSVGIFVVAWIGQFYGHKVEGKKPSFFKDVQFLMIGPAWLMHFIFKKIGIRY